The genomic region TATCTGTTGACAGAGATACTGTTTTTCTGACatagcttttgttttgttttgtttttgttaaacACTAAAAATTATAGTGGGTTGACTGGCAAACTCATGCCATCTGTTTTAACAAAAAGTAAGCTGACTTGGTTTATTCGTGCAAGGGTCAAAAGAGGGTTACAAGGACTAAAGCCTTGAAGAGTTTAAGGCGTTCATTTGCAACATGGGAGACCATTAATACAGTGTGAAGAATGGATTTTGGTTAGGTTTTGATTAAAAAGGCAGTTGGAAGAATTAAGCTTCAGATCCCTTTGAAGTTGAGCAATTTATCATCTGTTCGCATTAGAAACACGAGCAGACTGTGTGAAGATTATGCTCACTTCTGGTAAAAGAAGAGACTTTTTAGAACTGAGATTTGTTCTTAAAATGGCttgattttgaaattttctgctgaagatgcatttctatattaaaaatcagtttgtAATGTGTTCTTTTACCTATTGAAGGCACTTATATTGGTTAGATACATGAAGTGTAGaatcaaaatgtattttcaaagaatAGTAAAAGTCTAATGTTGAATTTTCAcgcatttatttttcaggagcTGGTGAATCGGGGAAAAGCACAATTGTCAAGCAAATGAAGTAAGTGTGGCAAAATACTGTgatagagaaatattttttaatttgattagagaatttatttttttttttcttccataggATTATCCATGAAGCTGGTTATTCAGAAGAAGAATGTAAACAGTACAAAGCTGTTGTCTACAGTAACACCATTCAGTCCATTATTGCTATCATTAGAGCAATGGGGAGGTTGAAGATAGATTTTGGTGATCCAATCAGGGCTGTGAGTATTGAAGTACATACACAGACATACAGCTGACATATCCATACtatttccttcagaaatctTTGTAAGATACAGTGAAAACTAAATGCTTTTGGTCTTTACATGGCAAGGTGACCTGTGGAGAAATCAGCCCTGGGTTGATTCACAACAACTATTTGGTTTAGATAGTATTTTCCAAATCCTGTCTAAATTTGGAGAACTAAACATCTGGGTCTTACGGAGTCCACAGTCATGTCTCTATTTGTATAGACTTGTGGGTTATTAGGTAGGTCATTTAAGTTAGACATCTTCACATtccttaaaaaatacttttaaaaaaaatagcttaaaTAGGGAGGCATCTAGCTACTTCTGCACTGTACTGTCTGCACTTCTCTATTAGGTCATAGACACAGCAGTGCCTGAAACATTGCCAGCATCTGAGCTCGATCCTGTTTCATACTGATTTCCAGTGTTGAGGACTTCTATTTTGCTCAAAGAGACATGGGCATGGACCTACTGCTGGGATTCCATTTTTTCATTATACcaattttgggatttttcccaaGAAATGAGACCTTTTCCTAAGCTTTTCTGCGCCTTTTCCATCTTATTTCATCTAATGTCCCACATGCAAAGCTCTGATGAGTTTATTTGCCATTCCACCTATTGGTATCTCCAGTCCTAACCCTATGCTCTTACCTGTGGTGACCCTGGTTATGTCCATGTGTGGTCAGGCAGGGAGATGCTTGGTCTATCTCCGTAAAATGCTCGGTTTACATGGTTTTACTTGTTGTCTTGTTACAAGAGTCTATACagtctgtgctgcagtgctgaaaTTGATGCCTAAACTTGTTAGTCTGAATAGCAGTTAAACTTGATTCAGGTTGTATGCTTTTATCTCCTCCCCTTAGAAGTCAGTGTCACAATGTGGAATGCTTGCCAGTACCAGTTTTGAAGCTGGAACTTGCCACATTGTGGCTGTCTCTCAGGAGAGATGGAGGAAGGGTTTTGCTCTTCGGGTATTGAAATGAGAGGCATATTTTGTCATAAATTCTTTCTATCACTTTAAGGTGGAATTACAGtttgggaggagaggagggtcttcaaaaataagaaacagTATGTGGATTCTTCATTCTTGACAGTCTTGTATTCAAGATTTTATTAGTTGCTTGAAAAGCAATTAGTAAATGTTAGAGAGTATTCATTCAGTAACCTTGTGAAATGCAGTATGTATGGTTGCCATAAGGAAGACATTTGTAAGATTATGTATAGTGAGTCATAAAGTTGTATCTGAAGTCGAAATCTGACTGACAGCCAATTACAGCCATTATTTTATGTACATATGTTCGTTCTACCTGATGTCTCTTCAGCTGTAAGCATAACTAGTAAAAGCTTCAATTTCATTGGTTATTCATCTCTACGTTTGCTCTCATGTTTGCTGTAGTCTGCCCTTATGACCAAAGTTTTCCAGAGCACTGACAGTATTTCACTGCTTGTTAGTTCAGTGTTTGTGCAGTCCTCTCTGGAGTCTGGCAGTTAATGTTGGAAAGAGGCAGATGGTAGACTTATGTTACTAAATGCATAGTAAGAGAAAATGGAGGAGGAGTAAATTTAGGTGCTAGCAGATAAAATGACTAACAAGATGATTTTGAGGGCTATCTTATATATTATGTCAGTTTTAAGTCATCTGAGTTTCTCAACTTCAGAGAGCTATAAAAATGATGAGGCAAACGTCTGTCGGGAATGATCTTAAAATTGTTGTCCATCCCTTTGTACTTAGTCACATCTTGGAggtccaaattatttttttttccagagcaacATTGCTATGGAACATTAGCACTGGTTGTTAGTACTAGTATGTTTATACGtcaattattttcaattttattctattttgttttaatgttaTTGCCTTTTGGTGGGAAAAAGAAGCTCAAAATTGTATCTGCTGGTGTAAACTGTTATattcagattattttccttaaatttctGAGGTTATTTTCTGAGGGTTTTACTCTAAATGGGGTaaggtttcttttaaaaccatatacttttatttctgtcataaGACTAATGGTAGAGCAGTGAGTTGAATGTTCTCTTTTTTCAAGTTATTGAATCAAGGGAGCACAGATAACACCAGCAGCTTCAGTAATGGTCAGTTGTAAGTATGGTGTATGTTCCTCTGTGCTTCAGGACAGTTTAAGTAGAAACTGTGTTTTGAGAGGCATTTAGTAAATGTGCTTCAAAGGACTATAGACCACTTTCTGAATGTCAGACTTGCACTAGTTAGAGAGATAGTTAAATTAGTTTTTTTACATTACTTCATGTATGCAATCGGATTAAAAAGAGTGACGCCTGTAGAGGAAGCTGCCCCATTTCAGTGTAACTGAAGGAAAGTATCTAGCATTGATTAATAATGAAAATAGGACTTGATCATTGCATACTGCCTCGCTTGTGGTGTCTTTGGTATGCCATCTTTAGCAAAAGGAGAATGGGGTAACAGagaccattttttattttaatgtttggccttttaaaaagctgaaatcagTTCTCTTGTTCTACCTTCTCTTTCCCCGCCCCCCTGTCTGAGAGCATATAGAGATACATAAAAGTCAGACCATCTTAGGTATGAAATGTCATCATCTTTTGTGACAAAACTGTCAGTTTCTAACCTGTTTTCATCATCTGTCTTAATATATTGTCTCTTCTTAAAGATTTGCTGCATTTGAGTTGTAGTTGCATTTGCATCCACGAGCAATATTCAAGACCAGAATTGtcattcaggtttttttttatgcaGGCATAGTATTCAAGTTAAAGTCCCTGAGATCTGACTTTCCAACCCTTTGATCTTTACAGCTCTGGGTTTTGTATGTAATTATTAGAGCAATCCATTAAATTTAGATTATTTGTCCACAATTTGTCCGGTCTATGTATAGTATTTTTGTTTGACGAATGTTCTTTTAGATTTCTACCTACTCTAGCTTTCAAAAGACACTTTCAATTATACATCAGATACCTGTTCTTCATATGTGTACCTAcaaatgtatatatatgtgtttaAATCTCTTCAAGTTTGTGTTGGTTTGACTGGACTGCAAGCCTTTCATTTTCAACCTCTGAAATTTAGTATCACCCGATCCATCTGTAAACAATTCCCCTGTTAGGTCACACAATCTTTGATTATTTAGGTCTACAGTGGACAGTATCTTTAGAACAATCACTGCTTTCTGTGGTTAtcctgaaaatttttttttttccacaacttAGTGTTTGAACAGCAAAGTGACAGATTTTTCTACAGATTTGCATCTGTGTCTTCACTTACTGTAATAACCTTATATGTTGCCTTTTTAAATCCTCCTCTTTCTTGAAATACTTCCAGTTCCCAGCTGTTGTGTCTAagtctctcttttctccttcctcctttccagATGCattgttctctttcttttaattactgGACAAACTGTACATGCTGTGGGTAGTAGTTCCAAGATGATTTTTCTGGCTGATGTACCTTGGCATTGGATCATGTTCTGTCAATAACCAAGGTCAAGCAGCTACCCACAGGAGAGTACTAATGTGGACCTTCCCTGTACCCATCTGCTGTCTTTCCTCCAGTGCCTTACAGGTCTAAATGTAATagaagtactttaaaaaataaaatactaagtTTCTTTGCTCAGTCAAAATTGCATGTCACTGGTCAACTGGTCAAATGCTATTAAAAGGGGAATGGTGGATTTACATCTTGTACTCCATTAGCCTCACTGTCAAAGCCAGTTATTATATATAGTTTTAAAATCCAGCATTTGCTGTTAAAAATCTTGATGTTTGCTTGATACTCCATTACCAGGAAAGCCTGGTCTCTGTAGAATAATTAAGGCAATGGATATTTGTAGCTGATTTATCTGGAAAGGTTTTTAGAAGTGTTTTTCTAATTCCTGATACATGATTTGGGAAGAAGGGATTATTTCTCACTTTTGAAGTTgtgtaattaattaaaattaagtaattaaTGTGTTTTCTTAAGGTATTCAATATACATCTGCGCTTCTGAAGGGTCTAGTCTGTATTGTAACCATTTTATCCAGTATGTGGTATTTTATGAGCAAATATGGTTAACTTTAGGTTTGAACACAAAATATGTTACTACTCCTGTTTACAAAAACTTAGCTCAAGTTATAAACAGACGAGGAGAAGCTTTATCAGCTAATGAGAAATTTGATTTTGTAGTCTTTGTTGTTGAAAAATGTGGGAATTAATATCCAATGCAGAATACTGaaattaattgttttcattcacatttttttgtttggttacATTCACATTTACCAAGTTCAGTAATGCATTTGCTGAATATAGTTCTTAGGTGATAATACTTCTGTTGTGGTTCTCAATATTTCTCTCTTCACCTTGTGTTTACACCCTGAAGGATGATGCTCGTCAGCTCTTTGTgttggctggagcagcagaagaaggattTATGACTTCAGAGCTTGCTGGAGTTATCAAGAGACTGTGGAAAGACAGCGGGGTTCAAGCCTGTTTCAACAGATCTCGAGAATACCAGCTCAATGACTCTGCTGCCTAGTAAGTACAGTCTGACAGACAAGATTCCCTTTGCCTTCTAACTAGTAGCTAAAGCAGTATGAGGTGTCATCTTTTGACAAATTCTGCTCCTATGTAGATGGAAACCACAGAAGTATCTGAACAAAGATAGTGTATACTTGGGTCAAAATGCTGCAGCAAAGCTTTGAGGTTGGAAAGGAAGAGGTGTAGTGTAATTAGGAACTTGTCATGCTCTGACCAGGTGTTTCACTCCCTTATAGAAGACAAAAATTGCTCTAAGGTGCTTTAATAGCATTTCTCTTACAAAATCATGACTTAAGTACCTTTTCAGTATCTGAACGTGTCCAAAAAATGTGATGACATGATCTATATTACCAAGGATACTCTTTCATGTTCGTAATAGTCCTATTTCAACATTGCTacgtttttatttttaattaatggtCTCTACTGTAAATGTGTTGAGCCAAGAAACAATTAGAATGTATCTTTTATGCTAGGGCACTtcagtaagaaaacaaaatattaaggAACTAGGAATGCAAAAATAAGATGGTGTGGTAGCAAGTAATGGTAAGTCAGTAAAGGAAGAGAGTCTACTGAGGGAAATATAAGATGGCAAAGCATGGCAATAGCAGTGATACTGCCTTATAGtgcaattttttaaagctttatgATTCTGAAGTATTTTGTAGTGCTTGAAGTTTTTTCTCACTTGTGTAAACTTTCTTCCATATGGAGCACTTCATTTGGAGATTCACATAGTCTCCTGTGGTAACctcctgtgttttgttttgttgttttagaAACCTCTAACTCAAGTTTCATAAGAAAACTGTTCTTCTAGCCATATAAACGTATCTGTAAAATTGTTAACTTCTTGTTACGCAGAAAATAGAACACAATGCGTTCCCTGTTTACTATGGGAAAAGTATGAGTAAGCTGTATGGTTTTTGGAAACACTGGACTTGGCCTACGTTGCAAGAATTTTGGCAATGAAAGCATGCTAATTGTAAAAGAGATGTGCAATTAGAAATTCTCGATAGAAACTTAATTGTTATGTATTAGGCATTTTTTTAGATACATTAATTCTGGGCAAAACACTGAGTTATTCTTTTCATATCTGTTAGCAAATAGAGTGGTTTTGGGCTTTGTTTATGGTTCAGTGTAATCTGCAGTTCAGTAGGTTACGAAGATGAAGATGTTCTAATTAGTGCAAATAACACTGATGTATATGGAACCATGTTTGCATTTTGgaattgcaaaggaaaaattctttgtAGTGGAATAAATTGCCTAAGTTTTCTTTCATCTAGGATGAAATTTCATTGTGTGTCTAAAGCTTATTTTGAAAAAACTTGGAAATTTGGAATACTGTGTCTTTTGTGTCTCAGAGAAAACTAATTTATAAAATTCAAGCACAATGTAATGAATGGACCTAGaacttctgtaatttttttgtaattattttgttgctgttttatgAATAACTGAAAGCAgtgttcatttttacctttaGTTACTTGAATGACTTGGACAGGATAGCACAAACCAGCTACATTCCAACTCAACAGGACGTTCTCAGGACTAGAGTGAAAACTACAGGAATAGTGGAAACTCACTTTACTTTCAAAGATCTTCATTTTAAGTATGTAAATCATGCTGCATGGTTATCTATCCATCAAAGTTCCTGTAAAATTATAGAATAGGGCACTCAATGGTGTAATTTAACAAATTTGTCTAATCACAAGTTTATTTCCCCTGCCCCCAttttttatggggaaaaaaaaaaggcatgtgaGAGTTGTTGGAACTCTGataaatgttttggttttattgaaaatgttttctaaggATACTTTTGATATAAATTAAATCTCAAAACGAAATATTGCATTTTTTGCCATGTTAAATAACTGTTCTATTGGATTCTTGTTTTAAATTCCATTGGAGAACTGGAGGCTTATAAGAGTTTGCTGGTGTTGTATGAAAGAGTAAATCCATTTTCCTGAAGAGCTGAATTCAAATATGTGCTGTACTTTAAGGTAGTAGTTTAGAGATGAAAAACTTATGTTTTCTGTGGTGTGGGATTTATAAAGTGATGTTAATATTCTGAGCATTTTATGTCTAAagacatagaatcatagaatggtttgggttggaagggaccttaaagaacatCTAGTTCTAACCCCTCTACAGTGGACAGGAatgccttccactagaccagttcGCTcaaggtcccatccaacctggccctgaacactaCCGGGGTGGGACATCCataacttccctgggcagcctgttccagtgcctcaccaccctcacagtaaaggatttcttcctaatacctaatctaaacctatgctctttctctttgaagtcattcccccttgtcctctcACAGCGTGCTCTTGTAAAACACTTGCCCTGACTCATGTGCAGCATTCAAGGTGAAAACACAAGATAGTGTTAGCCATCATAGTATAGTACGCTGCTTCCTACTGATGaggaagaatgtgaagaaaaCTCAGTAAAACACACATTAAATATGCATAAATTGTTGTCAGCATGTCTATATTATAAATTTGCTTAGTATCTTcatggaaaatactttttctcaTGGAAATGCACAGCAAATACTGAAATATGGATACTTCAGGACCATCAGTACTGTGGaaatctgttttgtttccttgttttagggtttaagaaaacaaaattgtatTAATCCACAAAAGAATAGCTGATAAATGGTAATGAATCTCTTGCAAACATAAGGAGAGTAGTCCTTAGCCAAGTCTCAAGAGAGGACTTCAGTATTCTCAGGACCTCTCTATCTTCTCACTTTCTAATGTTTCTTGTTCCCTATTATAGATGGGTCCAGTCTGTACAGATTATTGGGACTGTTACAAGGACCATATGGTTACACTTCTGTAAAATGTGTCTCTGAGCCAGGCCTGTGGAATTATTTAGCTGTAATGTTGTACATTCAAACACCTGTACCTGTGCCTTAGGCAATAGGCTTAATGAGTTATTGGGAGGGCTTGAAGTACACTCTTACATAACCTTGAAAAGAGCTTTTAAGATGAAGCAAAGGCATGAAAGGCTCGATTATACCAAGACAAGGGTACAGAAGTATGACTAGCTGCACAGGatcattttttttcatgatcttttctttcctgttctgcTGTGTGTGTTTAGATTCTTTCAGATTGAGCCTCAATTCAGTCTTCTCTATAAAGCACTTAGCATAGCTTTGATTATTGGTTCAAACCAAAATGCAAATACCGAGTCATCTTCATCCTGTTTCTTTAGACTAGTCCAAAAGTTGAGTCTGATTATTTACTACTTTTGTATtcaaataatactttttttgtaCAAGTGTTAATTCTTATGGAAATTCAGGTCTCAGTATAAAGTTATAAAGCATAGCATTAAAATTGACAGGagtaattattaaaatttaagGGATTCATTATTAAGGTATACAAGTATAAAGTATCTTCTATGGGTACAGCCATTGCTGATAGTTTGAGAACTAAGTAGGAGTAGTAGGTGGCTGGCTTACATTTGTATAGGGTGATATCCAAAGACTTCCcttcaaatatatttctgaagGTAAGGAGCAGGaatatctttcctttttttcatcagaaataaTCTTTCAAGTGTTTTTAACATGGCATTATCTCAGTGTAGAATATTAAAAGGACAGTGAGCATTGTCACTTGGCAGTTGTTCACCCAAGTAGAAGACCTTGTCAGAGGTTACAGTGTTTCTGACAGTTTTCCATGAGTAAGTAAaggctctttcttttttttctaatttgtttccttctctaCTTACTTttactgtgtttgtttttcaaattaatatCTACCAACTTGGAACACTAAGATACCTAAAAATACCAACTGTAATTGAATCCCTTCAAGTGCAATTTACAGGGTTTGTGTAGTGCACTAACATTAAATCGGTGGGATTTTTTACCTGCTGCCCTTGAAAGGTTACAGCtcaaggaaaacaggaaaggggGATAGTAAAAAGTACAAGTCAGCTTCAGTAAGTGTGTCATATGTGAGACCTAATTGCATTTccagaaaatgcatttattagAGAGAAAATGATGGTTATTTTTGCTATGTTAATGCTTATTTTGTCTTCTAAGAtaatctcttaaaaaaatagcCTATTTAAACATGGCCAGTTGAAGACTAGATTTAAGTTGTAATTTGATTTAGAAAAGAGAGGAGCTAAAACTCACCAGGATTGAGAGTCCATGTTGTTGATCGGTATCTTTTATCATTTTAGACTTTTTAGTAAAGCTAACTCTTTATTTTATACAGGTTATAATTAACTTTGTTAATGAAATATAATAttgtaaataattaattttgtttatctTTCACATCATACATTCTCTTGTTCTCTAAAATGTATAAGAAGACTTTTAAGGCTTTATTAAAATTGAGGTTTATACTGAGAAAAATAGTAATTAATACAGGGATACAgggatttttgctttctttttaagatgCTGTTCTCAGACTTACACAGCTGATAATTCCAGATTTTACTGGTTAATGTTCAGAAAGCTAGAAATTCCAAAGTTCATTCCCTACTTTGTACTTCTGTTTTGCAGAATGTTTGATGTTGGAGGCCAGAGATCAGAGCGGAAGAAGTGGATTCATTGTTTTGAGGGTGTTACAGCAATTATTTTTTGTGTGGCACTAAGTGATTATGACTTGGTCTTGGCTGAAGATGAGGAAATGGCAAGTACCCTAATGTTGAAGAAGGGAATAGTTGTTGGATAGAAGCTAAGCTTGGAAGGAGAGCTATAAATGGGTCTTTTGAAGTATTACTGCTTTATAAGATGTATGGGGTTTGTGCTTTTCTCAGTGAAATGAGTGAAATGGTGATGCAAGTCATGCTTTTGGGTTCCAAAGTATTTCCTCATATTCTCAGAAGGAATATTAAAAGACAAATATTCTTTTAGCTACACTTCTCATGTTTTATAGGAGCCATAAATTAATGAGGATTCATTGTCAGTAATACACATTTTAGTCTCTTTATGGATGCTAGAAGTAcatggaaagaaatttttttacttaCCTGTATCTGCTTTactacattttgttttcctttccttcctcagtcttcagtttttgtttctttctaactGTGTTTCTCCAGTCTCTTGTCAtagtttcagaaatatttctcttccttttcctttccaacacccttggctcctttctcctctttcaagAGTTTACTCATTCTGTGTCACTGTGCCCAGGGGGCATTTTACTGTCTTGAGTCGTCTGAAGTGATGCTTACGTCTTATGTGTGAATCATTAACAGACTCTTGTGCTCTTCCTGCAACATtctataaaatataatttgggGAGGacagagaaataagaaaacCTTTCAAGTCAAATGTAGTCAAAGAAGGTCATAGCTAGTATCCTGCTACTTAAATGACTGGAACTTGGCCAAAGTACTTACATGTTGGATAATTTTTCAGCAGAGTTAAATATTATGGTAAGAGTTTACTTGATTCTGCTTACTTGATTCTCTAGTTTTGTAgaacttttttccttattctggaATATCAGCTAGGTgcagaatttattttcaatttccaGAAGATCTAATCAGTGTTAAGACAAATTCAGGTAACTCAGCAATTCTTGTAGAATATCTGTACTGCAAAATGTcaaaaaacactaaaaatttctgtaatattaaaaacttaaacctggaaatgagaaaaagtaCTTGCTTAAACCCTGCTGGTAGAAGTGATCTTTGTGGTAGTCTTGGCCTCTCTATTTCCCTGCAGTAAAATGTGATTTTGTTTGCTAAAAACTAAGATTTGTAACTGGTTCATTTGTAACTAATCAAAAATATGTATCCTGATTTTACTACTGAAGTCTGATAAAATACAAAgtgactgggttttttttcaattacagAATCGGATGCATGAGAGCATGAAATTGTTTGACAGTATCTGCAACAATAAATGGTTCACAGACACTTCTATTATTCTATTCCTGAACAAGAAAGatctttttgaagaaaaaatcaaaagaagtCCTCTCACTATTTGCTACCCTGAGTATGCAGGTATTGGAGGGGTGTGCAGATAtcaagggggttttttgttaaatacataatttttgaTGCACAGATCATGAGGAGCTGTATAACTCTAGGcatctaaaatatttatatgacCTAAGGTTTAAGATGGGGAGTTCTTTTTATGGATCACAAATAAAATAGTGCTTAAGTCTTTTTATCCAGATGAAATAATGCTGGTCCACTGATAGCATTTATATGTTACTGCTGCAACTATTGAGGCTCGTTTATTTAgcccatttttatttctgatgttCTCTTACTTTTGTACTTTGATATAAGTAGGAATTCCTGAGATACATGAGAATTTTTTGAACAGGGAGTGTACATACATTTTGACATGTGGCTTATTCAGGATATACATAGCAAAGGAGAATGAATTCATGTAACAGGTCAGCATTTTTATGTGTAATTTTCACTGTAACTTCAGACTACTGCATTGTAGAGAAAATAGCATGTTGGAGGTAAAAAGCTTAGGAAAAATGTGTATGCCAAGTGTCTTTTGAGTgtgggaaaaccccaaaacttttaaaaacataaaatttgAAAGCACATAACTTGaatgaaggaaacaaaatgtcCTTATCTAGCAAAGTGACGGGTCATTAATGACTTGTTCCTCTGGCACTGAAGTAAATGGAAAGACTATTCCTGCACCTGGAACTGAATTGGTTGCTAAGGTTTTATTCTTACAAATGCATCCAGAAGGTTTTTTTAGTGCTATCTTAAAGCAATGGCTGTGGAATTACTCTTCTTCAGGTTTAGGTAAA from Corvus hawaiiensis isolate bCorHaw1 chromosome 4, bCorHaw1.pri.cur, whole genome shotgun sequence harbors:
- the GNAI1 gene encoding guanine nucleotide-binding protein G(i) subunit alpha-1, yielding MGCTLSAEDKAAVERSKMIDRNLREDGEKAAREVKLLLLGAGESGKSTIVKQMKIIHEAGYSEEECKQYKAVVYSNTIQSIIAIIRAMGRLKIDFGDPIRADDARQLFVLAGAAEEGFMTSELAGVIKRLWKDSGVQACFNRSREYQLNDSAAYYLNDLDRIAQTSYIPTQQDVLRTRVKTTGIVETHFTFKDLHFKMFDVGGQRSERKKWIHCFEGVTAIIFCVALSDYDLVLAEDEEMNRMHESMKLFDSICNNKWFTDTSIILFLNKKDLFEEKIKRSPLTICYPEYAGSNTYEEAAAYIQCQFEDLNKRKDTKEIYTHFTCATDTKNVQFVFDAVTDVIIKNNLKDCGLF